The following proteins are encoded in a genomic region of Diabrotica virgifera virgifera chromosome 1, PGI_DIABVI_V3a:
- the LOC114328009 gene encoding uncharacterized protein LOC114328009: MSRRLPSSQRRLPPLDNNPYQATTSAIPPNSHPQTSAHHHAHHHSSHYSNHPNQYQKQWRNSIRNSYRKSPQTTTIDIGFSDDTTDTQGYDYYYEKNGFQHSPLRESRNTDVTFSDDSGSTRLPYFEFDDESNKRYSRTTTSDRSFKRPKPSPDRRPNQTLNLKDLRKVYPNQEPNWDQLYQEIPTPCDNIPVNNFPRGIPTRSSDRPQSSMSSGVTSAIVHGCGGRCQTFENVCYFFLQLIFTMGILIGVSLYIAGIVLRKSAARNLQVLMYIGILLSLVCGLLLGIQYDARNTARKRKRAIQMAKRAPIPMENLHLRSNPLHQPVPGWNVSLSRSSRLPQVHSIENRPLPLRPTERDSPTIEEPGIPWWRRKDLASN; the protein is encoded by the exons GCTACAACATCCGCAATACCGCCAAATTCTCACCCTCAAACGTCAGCACATCATCACGCCCATCATCATTCAAGTCACTACAGCAACCATCCTAACCAATACCAAAAACAATGGCGTAACAGTATACGCAATAGTTACCGAAAGTCACCCCAAACGACAACGATAGATATCGGATTTAGTGACGATACAACCGACACACAAGGCTATGATTACTACTATGAGAAGAACGGGTTTCAACATAGCCCGTTACGAGAGTCCAGGAATACCGACGTCACGTTTTCAGATGACAGTGGTTCCACCAGATTGCCATATTTCGAATTTGATGACGAGTCTAACAAAAG GTACTCAAGAACCACGACATCGGATAGAAGTTTTAAAAGACCAAAACCTTCGCCTGATAGACGGCCCAATCAGACTCTAAACCTGAAAGATTTGCGAAAGGTGTATCCTAATCAAGAGCCCAACTGGGATCAACTATATCAAGAAATACCGACTCC ATGTGATAATATACCTGTAAATAATTTTCCTAGGGGGATACCTACTAGATCATCTGACAGACCGCAGAGCTCTATGAGTTCAGGTGTCACAAGTGCAATAGTTCACGGTTGTGGTGGAAGGTGTCAAACTTTTGAGAACGTTTGTTATTTTTTCCTACAA ttaatttttaccATGGGCATCTTGATAGGAGTGTCACTGTATATAGCCGGTATAGTGCTGAGGAAATCTGCTGCTCGTAATCTACAGGTTCTCATGTACATAGGAATTCTTCTTAGTCTTGTATGTGGACTGTTACTGGGCATTCAGTACGATGCTAGAAACACGgctagaaagagaaaaagagcTATACAAATGGCAAAAAGAGCTCCCATTCCCATGGAAAATTTGCATTTGAGGAGTAATCCTTTACACCAACCAGTTCCGGGATGGAATGTTTCACTTAGCAG GAGCTCCCGATTGCCACAAGTCCACTCCATCGAAAATCGGCCTTTACCTCTTCGACCTACGGAAAGGGATTCTCCGACAATTGAAGAACCGGGTATTCCGTGGTGGAGACGAAAAGATCTCGCATCGAATTAG